The following are encoded in a window of Syngnathus scovelli strain Florida chromosome 4, RoL_Ssco_1.2, whole genome shotgun sequence genomic DNA:
- the phka2 gene encoding phosphorylase b kinase regulatory subunit alpha, liver isoform isoform X2, with product MRSRSNSGVRLDGYARLVQETILSHQNPVSGLLPASTQKKDAWVRDNVYSILAVWGLGMAYRKNADRDEDKAKAYELEQSVVKLMQGLLRCMIRQVAKVEKFKHTQSTKDCLHAKYDTPTCATVVGDDQWGHLQVDATSIYLLMLAQMTASGLRIISNLDEVAFIQNLVFYIEAAYKVADYGMWERGDKTNQGIPELNGSSVGIAKAALEAIDELDLFGAHGGPKSVIHVLPDEVEHCQSILCSMLPRASTSKEIDAGLLSVISFPAFAVEDAELVAITKSEIISKLQGRYGCCRFIRDGYHCPKEDPTRLHYDPAELKLFENIECEWPIFWTYLILDGIFTGDQVQVQEYREALEGILIRGKNGIKLLPELYAVPSDKVEEEYSNPHSVDRVAMGQLPHMWGQSLYILGCLLAEGFLAPGEIDPLNRRFSTNLKPDVVVQVCVLAESKDIQNLLREHEIKVQMLSEVLPIRVLPARILSHIYVRLGNCKKLDLSGRPYRHIGVLGTSKFYEIRNRSYIFTPQFLDQHHFYLALDNQMIVEMLRTEVAYLSSCWRMTGRPTLTFPITRSMLVDDGDAIDPCILATLSKLQDGYFAGARIQMSDLPNLQNTSFHTHLSFLDEENDNLLEVDDEGDKDYGEEYSHCELPEGSDDMFDQYLTQLLHSTTSRCHLPPIQSGQHHVFSAEHTTRDILSMMAQVQGLNMPKSSMYLPVVPLMNKHRKSLNLLEVPQPASHAKQHKCRSVADLHLPRDTQGNTDFAALVRQLRECPTLQDQADILYILYVMKGADWLLEVSGPGHGWVSVRTLLEELYVQAGASQEWGLIRYISGILRKRVEVLAEACTDLISHHKQITVGLPPEPRERVITVPLPPEELNALIFEASGQDISVAVLTQEIMVYLAMYVRSQPALFGDMLRLRIGLIMQVMATELARSLRCSGEEASESLMSLSPFGMKNLLHHILSGKEFGVEKSMRPIQSTATSPAISIHELGHTGATKTERSGLHKLKSEIRQLDGSRPLSRCSSPSTPSGMLSPVGSAQGDAQLHWEERQGQWLRRRRLDGAINRVPVGFYQKVWKILQKCHGLSIDGYVLPSSTTREMTAREIKFAVQVESVLNHVPQPEYRQLLVETLTVLGLVADVDVDSIGGIIHVERILHMANNLFLSDQKSHSACDYFLEKDPATGICNFFYDSAPSGRFGTMTYLSKAAIAYLHDFLPSSSCLMQ from the exons ATGAGGAGCCGCAGTAATTCGGGAGTGAGGCTGGATGGATATGCCAGGCTTGTCCAGGAGACTATTCTGTCTCATCAG AACCCAGTGTCAGGGCTCCTGCCAGCCAGCACCCAGAAAAAGGATGCATGGGTGAGGGATAATGTGTACAGTATTTTGGCCGTGTGGGGTCTGGGCATGGCTTATCGCAAGAATGCTGACCGTGACGAGGACAAGGCCAAGGCCTACGAACTAGAGCAG AGTGTGGTCAAACTGATGCAAGGACTTCTGCGTTGCATGATAAGACAG GTTGCTAAGGTTGAGAAGTTCAAACACACGCAGAGTACTAAGGATTGCCTGCAtgccaaatatgacactcccaCTTGTGCCACCGTTGTGGGAGATGACCAGTGGGGTCATCTTCAGGTGGATGCCACTTCGATTTACTTGCTGATGTTGGCACAGATGACGGCATCAG GTCTTCGTATCATCTCAAACTTGGATGAGGTGGCTTTCATCCAAAACTTGGTCTTTTACATCGAGGCTGCGTACAAGGTTGCG GATTATGGGATGTGGGAGCGAGGTGACAAAACCAACCAGGGCATCCCTGAGCTCAACGGGAGCTCTGTCGGAATCGCTAAG GCAGCTCTTGAAGCTATTGATGAGCTGGATCTTTTTGGCGCGCACGGTGGCCCAAAGTCCGTCATCCATGTTCTCCCCGATGAAGTAGAACACTGTCAG TCCATCCTGTGTTCCATGCTGCCCAGAGCTTCCACGTCCAAGGAAATAGATGCTGGCCTCCTATCTGTTATCTCCTTCCCTGCTTTTGCAGTGGAGGATGCAGAATTGGTGGCTATCACCAAGTCGGAGATTATTAGTAAATTGCAG GGACGCTATGGTTGTTGTCGCTTCATCAGGGATGGTTATCACTGTCCTAAAGAG GACCCAACCCGGCTCCATTATGATCCTGCTGAGCTGAAACTGTTTGAGAATATCGAATGCGAGTGGCCGATCTTCTGGACCTACCTCATTCTTGATGGAATCTTTACAGGAGACCAAGTGCAG GTGCAGGAGTACCGTGAGGCATTGGAGGGGATCTTGATCCGGGGCAAAAATGGCATCAAATTGCTGCCTGAACTTTATGCCGTACCAAGTGACAAG gtggaggaggagtacagcaacccccactctgtggaCCGAGTAGCCATGGGCCAGTTGCCTCACATGTGGGGACAATCATTGTACATCCTGGGGTGCCTTTTGGCTGAG GGCTTTTTGGCACCAGGAGAGATCGATCCACTCAACAGGAGGTTCTCTACAAATTTAAAGCCAGATGTTGTAGTACAAG TTTGTGTCTTAGCAGAATCGAAGGACATCCAGAACTTGCTGCGCGAGCATGAGATAAAGGTCCAAATGCTGTCTGAGGTTCTGCCAATCAGGGTCCTGCCTGCTCGCATCTTGAGCCACATTTATGTCCGACTGG GGAATTGCAAGAAGCTGGATTTGAGCGGCAGGCCCTACAGACACATCGGAGTTTTGGGAACATCTAAATTTTATGAGATCAGGAACCGCTCTTACATTTTCACCCCTCAG TTTCTGGATCAGCACCATTTCTATTTGGCCCTGGACAACCAGATGATCGTGGAAATGCTGCGTACGGAAGTGGCCTATCTCTCCTCTTGCTGGAGGATGACAGGACGGCCCACCCTGACTTTCCCCATCACTCGCAGCATGCTTG TTGACGATGGAGATGCCATTGATCCGTGTATCCTAGCAACGTTGAGCAAGCTGCAGGATggctactttgctggagcaaG GATCCAGATGTCAGACCTTCCCAACCTACAAAACACTTCCTTTCACACTCACCTCAGCTTCTTGGATGAAGAAAACGACAATTTACTTGAAGTGGATGACGAGGGCGATAAAGACTATGGGGAAGAATACAGTCACTGTGAGCTTCCAG AAGGCTCAGACGACATGTTTGATCAGTACCTCACGCAGCTCCTCCACAGCACCACCTCCAGATGTCATCTTCCTCCCATCCAGAGTGGGCAGCACCATGTGTTCAGTGCTGAACACACCACCAGAGATATTCTGTCTATGATGGCCCAGGTTCAGGGGCTTAACATGCCCA AGTCTTCCATGTATCTACCTGTTGTCCCTCTCATGAACAAGCATCGCAAATCTCTGAACCTGTTGGAAGTTCCTCAACCCGCTTCACATGCGAAACAGCACAAG TGTCGCAGTGTAGCTGATCTCCACCTGCCACGAGACACCCAAGGCAACACGGATTTTGCAGCGCTGGTGAGGCAGCTGAGGGAGTGCCCCACTCTACAGGACCAAGCGGACATCCTTTATATTCTCTATGTGATGAA AGGAGCTGATTGGCTCCTCGAGGTGTCGGGTCCAGGTCACGGTTGGGTGAGTGTGCGCACCCTGTTGGAGGAGCTGTATGTGCAAGCTGGAGCCTCCCAGGAATGGGGTCTCATCAGATACATCTCGGGAATCCTACGCAAGAGAGTGGAGGTCCTTGCTGAG GCCTGTACAGACCTTATTTCCCACCACAAGCAGATTACCGTAGGTCTTCCTCCTGAACCCAGGGAAAGAGTCATCACAGT TCCCCTCCCCCCTGAGGAGCTGAATGCGCTCATCTTTGAAGCCAGCGGTCAGGACATCAGTGTTGCTGTGCTCACTCAG gaaaTCATGGTCTACTTGGCCATGTATGTGCGCTCCCAGCCTGCCCTATTTGGTGACATGCTCCGTCTGAGGATAGGACTCATCATGCAAGTGATGGCAACCGAGTTGGCTCGCAGTCTTCGTTGCTCTG GTGAGGAGGCTTCTGAAAGCCTGATGAGCCTCAGTCCTTTTGGGATGAAGAACTTGCTCCACCACATCCTCAGTGGCAAGGAGTTTGGAGTGGAAAAAAGCA TGCGACCTATCCAGTCAACAGCCACTAGTCCAGCCATCTCTATCCATGAATTAGGACACACTGGAGCCACTAAGACAGAGCGCTCAGGGTTACACAAACTCAAAAGTGAAATCAGACAG TTGGATGGCTCTCGGCCACTCAGT CGTTGCAGCAGCCCCTCCACTCCCAGTGGCATGTTATCCCCCGTGGGCTCTGCACAAGGTGACGCGCAACTGCACTGGGAGGAGAGGCAAGGCCAATGGCTCAGGAGACGCAGGTTGGATGGCGCCATCAACAGAGTTCCGGTGGGTTTTTACCAGAAGGTGTGGAAGATTCTGCAAAAGTGCCACGGCCTGTCCATCGATGGATACGTATTACCCTCGTCCACCACAAGAGAG ATGACAGCAAGAGAAATCAAGTTTGCAGTGCAGGTAGAGTCAGTTCTCAACCACGTGCCTCAACCAGAATACAGACAGCTGCTGGTGGAGACCTTGACGGTTCTGGGCCTAGTAGCCGACGTGGACGTTGACAGCATTGGGGGTATCATCCATGTGGAGCGCATCCTACACATGGCCAACAACTTGTTCCTCAGCGACCAG aAATCTCACAGTGCCTGTGATTATTTCCTCGAGAAGGACCCTGCAACAGGAATCTGCAACTTTTTCTATGACAGCGCTCCCAGTGGCCGCTTCGGCACCATGACGTATTTGTCCAAAGCGGCAATCGCGTACCTTCATGACTTTCTGCCAAGTTCTAGCTGCCTGATGCAGTGA
- the phka2 gene encoding phosphorylase b kinase regulatory subunit alpha, liver isoform isoform X3 — MRSRSNSGVRLDGYARLVQETILSHQNPVSGLLPASTQKKDAWVRDNVYSILAVWGLGMAYRKNADRDEDKAKAYELEQSVVKLMQGLLRCMIRQVAKVEKFKHTQSTKDCLHAKYDTPTCATVVGDDQWGHLQVDATSIYLLMLAQMTASGLRIISNLDEVAFIQNLVFYIEAAYKVADYGMWERGDKTNQGIPELNGSSVGIAKAALEAIDELDLFGAHGGPKSVIHVLPDEVEHCQSILCSMLPRASTSKEIDAGLLSVISFPAFAVEDAELVAITKSEIISKLQGRYGCCRFIRDGYHCPKEDPTRLHYDPAELKLFENIECEWPIFWTYLILDGIFTGDQVQVQEYREALEGILIRGKNGIKLLPELYAVPSDKVEEEYSNPHSVDRVAMGQLPHMWGQSLYILGCLLAEGFLAPGEIDPLNRRFSTNLKPDVVVQVCVLAESKDIQNLLREHEIKVQMLSEVLPIRVLPARILSHIYVRLGNCKKLDLSGRPYRHIGVLGTSKFYEIRNRSYIFTPQFLDQHHFYLALDNQMIVEMLRTEVAYLSSCWRMTGRPTLTFPITRSMLVDDGDAIDPCILATLSKLQDGYFAGARIQMSDLPNLQNTSFHTHLSFLDEENDNLLEVDDEGDKDYGEEYSHCELPEGSDDMFDQYLTQLLHSTTSRCHLPPIQSGQHHVFSAEHTTRDILSMMAQVQGLNMPKSSMYLPVVPLMNKHRKSLNLLEVPQPASHAKQHKCRSVADLHLPRDTQGNTDFAALVRQLRECPTLQDQADILYILYVMKGADWLLEVSGPGHGWVSVRTLLEELYVQAGASQEWGLIRYISGILRKRVEVLAEACTDLISHHKQITVGLPPEPRERVITVPLPPEELNALIFEASGQDISVAVLTQEIMVYLAMYVRSQPALFGDMLRLRIGLIMQVMATELARSLRCSGEEASESLMSLSPFGMKNLLHHILSGKEFGVEKSTLQQPLHSQWHVIPRGLCTR; from the exons ATGAGGAGCCGCAGTAATTCGGGAGTGAGGCTGGATGGATATGCCAGGCTTGTCCAGGAGACTATTCTGTCTCATCAG AACCCAGTGTCAGGGCTCCTGCCAGCCAGCACCCAGAAAAAGGATGCATGGGTGAGGGATAATGTGTACAGTATTTTGGCCGTGTGGGGTCTGGGCATGGCTTATCGCAAGAATGCTGACCGTGACGAGGACAAGGCCAAGGCCTACGAACTAGAGCAG AGTGTGGTCAAACTGATGCAAGGACTTCTGCGTTGCATGATAAGACAG GTTGCTAAGGTTGAGAAGTTCAAACACACGCAGAGTACTAAGGATTGCCTGCAtgccaaatatgacactcccaCTTGTGCCACCGTTGTGGGAGATGACCAGTGGGGTCATCTTCAGGTGGATGCCACTTCGATTTACTTGCTGATGTTGGCACAGATGACGGCATCAG GTCTTCGTATCATCTCAAACTTGGATGAGGTGGCTTTCATCCAAAACTTGGTCTTTTACATCGAGGCTGCGTACAAGGTTGCG GATTATGGGATGTGGGAGCGAGGTGACAAAACCAACCAGGGCATCCCTGAGCTCAACGGGAGCTCTGTCGGAATCGCTAAG GCAGCTCTTGAAGCTATTGATGAGCTGGATCTTTTTGGCGCGCACGGTGGCCCAAAGTCCGTCATCCATGTTCTCCCCGATGAAGTAGAACACTGTCAG TCCATCCTGTGTTCCATGCTGCCCAGAGCTTCCACGTCCAAGGAAATAGATGCTGGCCTCCTATCTGTTATCTCCTTCCCTGCTTTTGCAGTGGAGGATGCAGAATTGGTGGCTATCACCAAGTCGGAGATTATTAGTAAATTGCAG GGACGCTATGGTTGTTGTCGCTTCATCAGGGATGGTTATCACTGTCCTAAAGAG GACCCAACCCGGCTCCATTATGATCCTGCTGAGCTGAAACTGTTTGAGAATATCGAATGCGAGTGGCCGATCTTCTGGACCTACCTCATTCTTGATGGAATCTTTACAGGAGACCAAGTGCAG GTGCAGGAGTACCGTGAGGCATTGGAGGGGATCTTGATCCGGGGCAAAAATGGCATCAAATTGCTGCCTGAACTTTATGCCGTACCAAGTGACAAG gtggaggaggagtacagcaacccccactctgtggaCCGAGTAGCCATGGGCCAGTTGCCTCACATGTGGGGACAATCATTGTACATCCTGGGGTGCCTTTTGGCTGAG GGCTTTTTGGCACCAGGAGAGATCGATCCACTCAACAGGAGGTTCTCTACAAATTTAAAGCCAGATGTTGTAGTACAAG TTTGTGTCTTAGCAGAATCGAAGGACATCCAGAACTTGCTGCGCGAGCATGAGATAAAGGTCCAAATGCTGTCTGAGGTTCTGCCAATCAGGGTCCTGCCTGCTCGCATCTTGAGCCACATTTATGTCCGACTGG GGAATTGCAAGAAGCTGGATTTGAGCGGCAGGCCCTACAGACACATCGGAGTTTTGGGAACATCTAAATTTTATGAGATCAGGAACCGCTCTTACATTTTCACCCCTCAG TTTCTGGATCAGCACCATTTCTATTTGGCCCTGGACAACCAGATGATCGTGGAAATGCTGCGTACGGAAGTGGCCTATCTCTCCTCTTGCTGGAGGATGACAGGACGGCCCACCCTGACTTTCCCCATCACTCGCAGCATGCTTG TTGACGATGGAGATGCCATTGATCCGTGTATCCTAGCAACGTTGAGCAAGCTGCAGGATggctactttgctggagcaaG GATCCAGATGTCAGACCTTCCCAACCTACAAAACACTTCCTTTCACACTCACCTCAGCTTCTTGGATGAAGAAAACGACAATTTACTTGAAGTGGATGACGAGGGCGATAAAGACTATGGGGAAGAATACAGTCACTGTGAGCTTCCAG AAGGCTCAGACGACATGTTTGATCAGTACCTCACGCAGCTCCTCCACAGCACCACCTCCAGATGTCATCTTCCTCCCATCCAGAGTGGGCAGCACCATGTGTTCAGTGCTGAACACACCACCAGAGATATTCTGTCTATGATGGCCCAGGTTCAGGGGCTTAACATGCCCA AGTCTTCCATGTATCTACCTGTTGTCCCTCTCATGAACAAGCATCGCAAATCTCTGAACCTGTTGGAAGTTCCTCAACCCGCTTCACATGCGAAACAGCACAAG TGTCGCAGTGTAGCTGATCTCCACCTGCCACGAGACACCCAAGGCAACACGGATTTTGCAGCGCTGGTGAGGCAGCTGAGGGAGTGCCCCACTCTACAGGACCAAGCGGACATCCTTTATATTCTCTATGTGATGAA AGGAGCTGATTGGCTCCTCGAGGTGTCGGGTCCAGGTCACGGTTGGGTGAGTGTGCGCACCCTGTTGGAGGAGCTGTATGTGCAAGCTGGAGCCTCCCAGGAATGGGGTCTCATCAGATACATCTCGGGAATCCTACGCAAGAGAGTGGAGGTCCTTGCTGAG GCCTGTACAGACCTTATTTCCCACCACAAGCAGATTACCGTAGGTCTTCCTCCTGAACCCAGGGAAAGAGTCATCACAGT TCCCCTCCCCCCTGAGGAGCTGAATGCGCTCATCTTTGAAGCCAGCGGTCAGGACATCAGTGTTGCTGTGCTCACTCAG gaaaTCATGGTCTACTTGGCCATGTATGTGCGCTCCCAGCCTGCCCTATTTGGTGACATGCTCCGTCTGAGGATAGGACTCATCATGCAAGTGATGGCAACCGAGTTGGCTCGCAGTCTTCGTTGCTCTG GTGAGGAGGCTTCTGAAAGCCTGATGAGCCTCAGTCCTTTTGGGATGAAGAACTTGCTCCACCACATCCTCAGTGGCAAGGAGTTTGGAGTGGAAAAAAGCA CGTTGCAGCAGCCCCTCCACTCCCAGTGGCATGTTATCCCCCGTGGGCTCTGCACAAGGTGA
- the phka2 gene encoding phosphorylase b kinase regulatory subunit alpha, liver isoform isoform X1: MRSRSNSGVRLDGYARLVQETILSHQNPVSGLLPASTQKKDAWVRDNVYSILAVWGLGMAYRKNADRDEDKAKAYELEQSVVKLMQGLLRCMIRQVAKVEKFKHTQSTKDCLHAKYDTPTCATVVGDDQWGHLQVDATSIYLLMLAQMTASGLRIISNLDEVAFIQNLVFYIEAAYKVADYGMWERGDKTNQGIPELNGSSVGIAKAALEAIDELDLFGAHGGPKSVIHVLPDEVEHCQSILCSMLPRASTSKEIDAGLLSVISFPAFAVEDAELVAITKSEIISKLQGRYGCCRFIRDGYHCPKEDPTRLHYDPAELKLFENIECEWPIFWTYLILDGIFTGDQVQVQEYREALEGILIRGKNGIKLLPELYAVPSDKVEEEYSNPHSVDRVAMGQLPHMWGQSLYILGCLLAEGFLAPGEIDPLNRRFSTNLKPDVVVQVCVLAESKDIQNLLREHEIKVQMLSEVLPIRVLPARILSHIYVRLGNCKKLDLSGRPYRHIGVLGTSKFYEIRNRSYIFTPQFLDQHHFYLALDNQMIVEMLRTEVAYLSSCWRMTGRPTLTFPITRSMLVDDGDAIDPCILATLSKLQDGYFAGARIQMSDLPNLQNTSFHTHLSFLDEENDNLLEVDDEGDKDYGEEYSHCELPEGSDDMFDQYLTQLLHSTTSRCHLPPIQSGQHHVFSAEHTTRDILSMMAQVQGLNMPKSSMYLPVVPLMNKHRKSLNLLEVPQPASHAKQHKCRSVADLHLPRDTQGNTDFAALVRQLRECPTLQDQADILYILYVMKGADWLLEVSGPGHGWVSVRTLLEELYVQAGASQEWGLIRYISGILRKRVEVLAEACTDLISHHKQITVGLPPEPRERVITVPLPPEELNALIFEASGQDISVAVLTQEIMVYLAMYVRSQPALFGDMLRLRIGLIMQVMATELARSLRCSGEEASESLMSLSPFGMKNLLHHILSGKEFGVEKSMRPIQSTATSPAISIHELGHTGATKTERSGLHKLKSEIRQIVSGSLSTCSNVTSPRSTRCSSPSTPSGMLSPVGSAQGDAQLHWEERQGQWLRRRRLDGAINRVPVGFYQKVWKILQKCHGLSIDGYVLPSSTTREMTAREIKFAVQVESVLNHVPQPEYRQLLVETLTVLGLVADVDVDSIGGIIHVERILHMANNLFLSDQKSHSACDYFLEKDPATGICNFFYDSAPSGRFGTMTYLSKAAIAYLHDFLPSSSCLMQ; this comes from the exons ATGAGGAGCCGCAGTAATTCGGGAGTGAGGCTGGATGGATATGCCAGGCTTGTCCAGGAGACTATTCTGTCTCATCAG AACCCAGTGTCAGGGCTCCTGCCAGCCAGCACCCAGAAAAAGGATGCATGGGTGAGGGATAATGTGTACAGTATTTTGGCCGTGTGGGGTCTGGGCATGGCTTATCGCAAGAATGCTGACCGTGACGAGGACAAGGCCAAGGCCTACGAACTAGAGCAG AGTGTGGTCAAACTGATGCAAGGACTTCTGCGTTGCATGATAAGACAG GTTGCTAAGGTTGAGAAGTTCAAACACACGCAGAGTACTAAGGATTGCCTGCAtgccaaatatgacactcccaCTTGTGCCACCGTTGTGGGAGATGACCAGTGGGGTCATCTTCAGGTGGATGCCACTTCGATTTACTTGCTGATGTTGGCACAGATGACGGCATCAG GTCTTCGTATCATCTCAAACTTGGATGAGGTGGCTTTCATCCAAAACTTGGTCTTTTACATCGAGGCTGCGTACAAGGTTGCG GATTATGGGATGTGGGAGCGAGGTGACAAAACCAACCAGGGCATCCCTGAGCTCAACGGGAGCTCTGTCGGAATCGCTAAG GCAGCTCTTGAAGCTATTGATGAGCTGGATCTTTTTGGCGCGCACGGTGGCCCAAAGTCCGTCATCCATGTTCTCCCCGATGAAGTAGAACACTGTCAG TCCATCCTGTGTTCCATGCTGCCCAGAGCTTCCACGTCCAAGGAAATAGATGCTGGCCTCCTATCTGTTATCTCCTTCCCTGCTTTTGCAGTGGAGGATGCAGAATTGGTGGCTATCACCAAGTCGGAGATTATTAGTAAATTGCAG GGACGCTATGGTTGTTGTCGCTTCATCAGGGATGGTTATCACTGTCCTAAAGAG GACCCAACCCGGCTCCATTATGATCCTGCTGAGCTGAAACTGTTTGAGAATATCGAATGCGAGTGGCCGATCTTCTGGACCTACCTCATTCTTGATGGAATCTTTACAGGAGACCAAGTGCAG GTGCAGGAGTACCGTGAGGCATTGGAGGGGATCTTGATCCGGGGCAAAAATGGCATCAAATTGCTGCCTGAACTTTATGCCGTACCAAGTGACAAG gtggaggaggagtacagcaacccccactctgtggaCCGAGTAGCCATGGGCCAGTTGCCTCACATGTGGGGACAATCATTGTACATCCTGGGGTGCCTTTTGGCTGAG GGCTTTTTGGCACCAGGAGAGATCGATCCACTCAACAGGAGGTTCTCTACAAATTTAAAGCCAGATGTTGTAGTACAAG TTTGTGTCTTAGCAGAATCGAAGGACATCCAGAACTTGCTGCGCGAGCATGAGATAAAGGTCCAAATGCTGTCTGAGGTTCTGCCAATCAGGGTCCTGCCTGCTCGCATCTTGAGCCACATTTATGTCCGACTGG GGAATTGCAAGAAGCTGGATTTGAGCGGCAGGCCCTACAGACACATCGGAGTTTTGGGAACATCTAAATTTTATGAGATCAGGAACCGCTCTTACATTTTCACCCCTCAG TTTCTGGATCAGCACCATTTCTATTTGGCCCTGGACAACCAGATGATCGTGGAAATGCTGCGTACGGAAGTGGCCTATCTCTCCTCTTGCTGGAGGATGACAGGACGGCCCACCCTGACTTTCCCCATCACTCGCAGCATGCTTG TTGACGATGGAGATGCCATTGATCCGTGTATCCTAGCAACGTTGAGCAAGCTGCAGGATggctactttgctggagcaaG GATCCAGATGTCAGACCTTCCCAACCTACAAAACACTTCCTTTCACACTCACCTCAGCTTCTTGGATGAAGAAAACGACAATTTACTTGAAGTGGATGACGAGGGCGATAAAGACTATGGGGAAGAATACAGTCACTGTGAGCTTCCAG AAGGCTCAGACGACATGTTTGATCAGTACCTCACGCAGCTCCTCCACAGCACCACCTCCAGATGTCATCTTCCTCCCATCCAGAGTGGGCAGCACCATGTGTTCAGTGCTGAACACACCACCAGAGATATTCTGTCTATGATGGCCCAGGTTCAGGGGCTTAACATGCCCA AGTCTTCCATGTATCTACCTGTTGTCCCTCTCATGAACAAGCATCGCAAATCTCTGAACCTGTTGGAAGTTCCTCAACCCGCTTCACATGCGAAACAGCACAAG TGTCGCAGTGTAGCTGATCTCCACCTGCCACGAGACACCCAAGGCAACACGGATTTTGCAGCGCTGGTGAGGCAGCTGAGGGAGTGCCCCACTCTACAGGACCAAGCGGACATCCTTTATATTCTCTATGTGATGAA AGGAGCTGATTGGCTCCTCGAGGTGTCGGGTCCAGGTCACGGTTGGGTGAGTGTGCGCACCCTGTTGGAGGAGCTGTATGTGCAAGCTGGAGCCTCCCAGGAATGGGGTCTCATCAGATACATCTCGGGAATCCTACGCAAGAGAGTGGAGGTCCTTGCTGAG GCCTGTACAGACCTTATTTCCCACCACAAGCAGATTACCGTAGGTCTTCCTCCTGAACCCAGGGAAAGAGTCATCACAGT TCCCCTCCCCCCTGAGGAGCTGAATGCGCTCATCTTTGAAGCCAGCGGTCAGGACATCAGTGTTGCTGTGCTCACTCAG gaaaTCATGGTCTACTTGGCCATGTATGTGCGCTCCCAGCCTGCCCTATTTGGTGACATGCTCCGTCTGAGGATAGGACTCATCATGCAAGTGATGGCAACCGAGTTGGCTCGCAGTCTTCGTTGCTCTG GTGAGGAGGCTTCTGAAAGCCTGATGAGCCTCAGTCCTTTTGGGATGAAGAACTTGCTCCACCACATCCTCAGTGGCAAGGAGTTTGGAGTGGAAAAAAGCA TGCGACCTATCCAGTCAACAGCCACTAGTCCAGCCATCTCTATCCATGAATTAGGACACACTGGAGCCACTAAGACAGAGCGCTCAGGGTTACACAAACTCAAAAGTGAAATCAGACAG ATCGTCAGTGGCAGTCTGTCCACATGCAGCAATGTCACCTCTCCTCGCTCCACG CGTTGCAGCAGCCCCTCCACTCCCAGTGGCATGTTATCCCCCGTGGGCTCTGCACAAGGTGACGCGCAACTGCACTGGGAGGAGAGGCAAGGCCAATGGCTCAGGAGACGCAGGTTGGATGGCGCCATCAACAGAGTTCCGGTGGGTTTTTACCAGAAGGTGTGGAAGATTCTGCAAAAGTGCCACGGCCTGTCCATCGATGGATACGTATTACCCTCGTCCACCACAAGAGAG ATGACAGCAAGAGAAATCAAGTTTGCAGTGCAGGTAGAGTCAGTTCTCAACCACGTGCCTCAACCAGAATACAGACAGCTGCTGGTGGAGACCTTGACGGTTCTGGGCCTAGTAGCCGACGTGGACGTTGACAGCATTGGGGGTATCATCCATGTGGAGCGCATCCTACACATGGCCAACAACTTGTTCCTCAGCGACCAG aAATCTCACAGTGCCTGTGATTATTTCCTCGAGAAGGACCCTGCAACAGGAATCTGCAACTTTTTCTATGACAGCGCTCCCAGTGGCCGCTTCGGCACCATGACGTATTTGTCCAAAGCGGCAATCGCGTACCTTCATGACTTTCTGCCAAGTTCTAGCTGCCTGATGCAGTGA
- the LOC125966860 gene encoding AP-1 complex subunit sigma-2, with protein sequence MQFMLLFSRQGKLRLQKWYVPLSDKERKKISRDLVQTILARKPKMCSFLEWRDLKIVYKRYASLYFCCAVEDQDNELITLEIIHRYVELLDKYFGSVCELDIIFNFEKAYFILDEFLLGGEAQETSKKNVLKAIEQADLLQEEAEAPRSVLEEIGLT encoded by the exons ATGCAGTTCATGCTGCTATTCAGCCGCCAGGGAAAGTTGCGCCTCCAGAAATGGTACGTTCCTCTCTCTGACAAGGAGAGGAAGAAGATCTCCAGAGATTTGGTTCAAACCATCCTGGCCAGGAAGCCCAAAATGTGCAGTTTCTTGGAGTGGAGGGATCTAAAGATTGTCTACAAGAG ATATGCCAGCCTGTATTTCTGCTGTGCGGTGGAGGATCAGGACAACGAGTTGATCACCCTGGAGATCATTCATAGATATGTGGAGTTATTGGACAAATATTTTGGCAGT GTGTGTGAGCTGGATATTATCTTCAACTTTGAGAAGGCCTACTTTATCCTTGATGAATTCCTGCTGGGGGGAGAGGCCCAAGAAACCTCCAAGAAGAATGTTCTGAAAGCCATCGAGCAGGCAGACCTGCTGCAGGAG GAGGCGGAGGCCCCTCGGAGTGTCTTAGAAGAAATCGGGCTGACATAG